The Ananas comosus cultivar F153 linkage group 24, ASM154086v1, whole genome shotgun sequence DNA window AAGTTccaaattatagaaaaattaataaatttgtaatattttgaatcAACACTGGGTGATGCTTACAAGTATAGCGAAATTTTCGATCCTATTGTGTGAGGAATAATATTTCaatcttgttattttttttaaaaaatgtaccTAATATCCAAATCTCTTTTTGAATGTATTGAAATGGCTTCCAAAAATATCATAGCTGATCTCGTCCGGGGTGATTGagctctctctatatagatGTAGGCAAGTTTATTGGCAAgtgccgagagagagagagagaaatagggaAGAGGGGAGTATGGTAGGTTGCTATAATAACCATCCGTACTTCTGACGGGATGAAAGAGAAAGGAGGATGGAGAATGACAGTGAAGCAGGGAGGGGAAGGGGAGCCATCGTtagggtggggtggggtggggagAGAGGTTAGGGTAGGTTAGAGATTAGAATAGGCTATGATGATTACCATCCATATATATGGACATCAGGTGACCAACCCCTAGCGGCGGTGGGGATGATAGGGAGTGTTACGCCCGGacctcagcggaagcctacctaATGCGTGTACAGACCCACTATATGCACAAGGTGGCTCCCGGTGCCTACAAGGAGTCTACaataaacaattaaaagaaTGAATAAGGAAATGTTCCGGCTCGTGCCGTGTCtgaccccgtggtagtcaacattccccctCTAGAAAtaagcctttcccacggcaatctattttggcgcccaatcccgtaTGGGCGATCTGTCGTCGCAagaccaactccggagtgctggtTTATAGGGAGTGACCCTTATTAGCATTGCCAAGTTTTCCACCGACTTGTGACTTAATACATCCGCCACAACATTAGCTTTTTTCAGGTGGTATAGGATAGTCTAGTGAGGAGGGGAGAAAGGGGATGGACTGCTAGAAGGAGGTGGATGCCCATCGCAAACAGAGAAAGAAGACAGCGGGGGAGGGGAGTACGCTAACGTTTTCTCGTACTCCGACACTCCTCTGACAACCCCTTGGAACGTATGTACGGAGGAAGCGGAAGGTCATGATAGAGTGAGTGTGACAACCCTTCGCACGTTGTGTGATCTGTGGAGCTAGGCGTACGACAGAGGATATGTTATAGTACTTGCTAAATCTGAGCCGCTCTAGAGGGGAAGAAATTGGGGGTGAAAGAGAAGGGATCGCGGATGAGAGAGAAGGAAGGGATCGGCGATGAGAGAGAACAAATCGGGAGAGACAAGGCAGGCGACATGTAAGCCCTCTCAGCAATAGAGGGGGGTAACGGATTGCGGGTAAGAGAGAGGAAATGGATCGGAAGAAACGGGTCAGACGACACGTAACCCCTCCCAAAACTCAAGCTTTGAtataagtattaatattttttctccCTCACTTCACTTCACTAGAATTGACTTCGCTCCATGATGAAGTGAAGTCAATGTCGATATTTTGGATGAACTTAACATTCGATTCGATCGTACTAATATTACTTTCAATCagacaacaaaaataattaaacaaaaataattaatttctgtcaatttttttttttcttatgaaacAAATTCTTTTAACTTGTGTGCTCAACAGACGAGCCCAGTAACCAAATCGCGCCCATCATTCGCTCGTCATAGCCCGTCGCTAGTGATAAAGAGAGAACGAGCAAACATATCATCGTCATTAATAATGCTCGTACTCGCTCGCCCTCCCCCATCTCCTCCCCTCAACCTCTCCCTCCGCTCTCCCCTCGCCCATGGCGATCTCAACCCcaaccgcctcctcctcctcctccccttccaCGCCCCTCCTAACTCCATGGCCGCGGCGACGGgaacgagaagaagaagacgacgaagcggaggaggaaggggaggtcTGGAGGTGACGTGCATGGCGAACCAGCGGAGGGTGCGCATGGTGGCGAAGCAGATCCAGAGAGAGCTCTCCGACATGCTCCTCACGGACAAGGTGCTCCAATACGCCGTCCTCCCCGAGGCCTCCCTCGGCGCCGACCGATACCTCTCCTCCCTCACCACCATCAGCGACGTCGAGGTCTCCGGCGACCTCCAGGTCCGCATCCGCCCAAACCCTAACATGATCCATTTTGTTTCGATTAATTTGGTTATTAGTTATTAGTTATTACTAGTTTGTTGTGCCTCTTTGGAGACGAAATCGTAGCGTGTTTTAGGCTCTAGGGTGTAAATTTGTGAGCTTTTATTTGGGTTGCCCGTTAACTGTTTGTGTTTATGCCGCTGGGATTCTGCACAAGAAAATTTGGAGGCAGGGTTAGAAAATTTGGGACCTTCTGCTGTAGCGGAAATCAGAACTGTAATTTTGAGGGCCAGAAGTAGAAGCCCCAATGTGGAGATTCTAATTTCCTGTAGAGAGAACCTGTTGAGGGgatttaggggctgtttggtttgacgtaaaactacggaaaaaaaattttcggtggaaaaaaatttttcggaggaaaataaattttacgctctTAGCGTTTggtttataggaaaaaaaagtagttttccattacggttgtttggttgaaaggaaaagaaaggaaaagaaggaaaaagttaggtatgaataaaatattattatatatatatatattttttattttatatattatatattattaatatataataattatcatattactaatattataatttatatttgtaaataaaatatatttaaaatatattgtacaataagtatataatataatataatataatagtatatatatatttaatactataaaataaatttataaataatatttataaataaaatattttatatatatatatatatatatatatatatgtgtgtgtgtgtgtgtgtgtgtgtgtgtgtggagtcGGTGTGGACCACTCACATGGTCCACGAGCTCTTACATGAGCTTGTGGACCCCGATCCTAAGCCGCTCATGGACCCCGATCCTGAGCCGCAATTTTTCACtgtgagttttcgttttccgccgcGATTTGGCGGAAAACAAAAAGCTTGCTTTTACATAGAAtccataaaataatttttccggcaaaatttttttacatcaaaacaaacgcTGGAAAAGCAATTTTCAagtccgaaaattttttttcagggtaaccaaacacacccttaatgTAGTGTTTCTCGTAATAGCTCTGCTCACAGTACTTCATCAAACAACAGTGTGCCCTACAGCAGGACCAAACAGGACCTTAGTTATGTTTTGTATATTTTGGAACACAGAAGCTTTGTTCAACATTGTTTGGTCCTGACAATGGTCGTCACCTTTTATGTTTTTGGGCAAACTTTAATTTGACACCCTGTATAACATACTTTTACTTTAccatcatgtggtttaaaaagtATCACTTACCTATCCCGTGGTATAATGTACTTTTACTTTATCATCATATggttaaaaaattttcacttaactattttgtggttttatttttgtttcaccaACAAAGAAATCTATTGTCAAATAGGATagtaaagtaaatttttttttgaaaaccatagGGTGGTACCCTTTTTGGTAGCAGACCTTAcagtgaaacaaaaaaaaattacaaaatagttAAATGTAACTTTTTGAAATATGGGGTGACAAAGTGAAAACACGCTAAATCATAGGGTAGTCAAGTGCAACTTTTTGAATCACGAAATGGCAAATTGAAAATACGCTATACCGCAaggggcaaattgaagtttggaACAAAAAAATGGCATGTGCATTGGTAACTATTGCCAATCATATCATTCACTCCTTTTTTGAGTTATTGTTGTAGTTTGGTGTTGTTTATCTAACCTATAGTCGATTATTTTTCCTAGATGTGTGACTTTTAACGCAAGAATCATGCTTTGATGAACCACTATATCATTTCTGCTCTTTTGGGATTATATTCTAAGTCTCGCTAGCCATCATGAAAAACCATTGAAACCTATCATCACATATCACTGCTATCACCTAAATGTGGGAATAGGATTGTCTTCATGTGGTTTACTTTAGTCTGCTATCCAAATTATTCTTGTACACACTTCAGTTCCTCATCTTGCTCCACCAACCACAATGCAGCATAACTACCATGTAGTCATAACACCACTGGAAGAGCCCTTACCAGCGTAGGGCAAGTCATTGGGGTCAATGACTtaaccaagcgtttggtgcttgAACCAAATTTCCAAGAGGTTAGCCAAGTCAAGCTGTTGATCAGTCAAAAGCACCTCCGATTGCGATTTGGCTTCTTGAACAACCCTCGATTGCGCCAAGATTAAGGGATTCTGTTGAGAAGGGATCGACTCAACCGGGTTCTCTAGCAATATGTAAAATGAACCGAACTTTGGGACTTAAGAATTTATTTGGCTAAAACTCGAGCTGAAGTAGCTGCCgaactaattatattttatcaataggGGAAAATTACAGGGATCATGGACACTAAGGCTCGGATTACAGAGGAACTAAGGATTAGAACTCTAAAACTAGAGGCTACTTCTAGGAAAACAATAGATGCTGGAAATGGAAGGATTATAGATTACTCCTACGAAATCAGAAGTGCTGGGAATAGAAAGGAATTGAAAAAGCGGTAGTCTTGTGTGCGGAAAAACCCTTATTGCATGCAACTTttcactatttatattttatagaacTCTTGTCAGTCCTCAGTTAACCTGCGGTTATTGAACAGTTCGTGTCGTGGAGAGTGCTCTACCGTTGGTTATGGCATTGCTCCCCACCTTCTCAACCGTTCCTGCTCAAAATTTGTTCATCTTTGGACGATTCCTTCTCAACTCCTAGTGCACCACGTGTCATCTTTTTATCTGTCCACG harbors:
- the LOC109728884 gene encoding probable ribosome-binding factor A, chloroplastic, whose protein sequence is MLVLARPPPSPPLNLSLRSPLAHGDLNPNRLLLLLPFHAPPNSMAAATGTRRRRRRSGGGRGGLEVTCMANQRRVRMVAKQIQRELSDMLLTDKVLQYAVLPEASLGADRYLSSLTTISDVEVSGDLQVVKVYVSVFGDERGREVAIAGLKAKAKYVRSELGRRMKLRLTPEIRFIEDDSLERGSRVLAILDRLKDEKKRIEEDDEQFEQSNISEEDEDDKDEPDERIIYVK